In the genome of Pan troglodytes isolate AG18354 chromosome 15, NHGRI_mPanTro3-v2.0_pri, whole genome shotgun sequence, one region contains:
- the SIX4 gene encoding homeobox protein SIX4 isoform X3, translating into MSSSSPTGQIASAADIKQENGMESASEGQEAHREVAGGAAVGLSPPAPAPFPLEPGDAATAAARVSGEEGAVAAAAAGAAADQVQLHSELLGRHHHAAAAAAQTPLAFSPDHVACVCEALQQGGNLDRLARFLWSLPQSDLLRGNESLLKARALVAFHQGIYPELYSILESHSFESANHPLLQQLWYKARYTEAERARGRPLGAVDKYRLRRKFPLPRTIWDGEETVYCFKEKSRNALKELYKQNRYPSPAEKRHLAKITGLSLTQVSNWFKNRRQRDRNPSETQSKRALDGVC; encoded by the exons atgtcctCTTCCTCCCCCACCGGGCAGATCGCAAGTGCGGCGGACATCAAGCAGGAGAATGGGATGGAAAGCGCCTCGGAAGGGCAGGAGGCGCACCGAGAAGTGGCGGGGGGCGCGGCGGTAGGGCTGAGCCCCCCGGCTCCAGCCCCTTTTCCCCTGGAGCCGGGGGACGCCGCGACCGCTGCCGCCAGGGTGAGCGGAGAGGAAGGGgcagtggcggcggcggcggccggagcGGCGGCGGATCAGGTACAACTCCACTCGGAACTTCtgggcaggcaccaccacgccgccgccgccgccgcgcagACCCCGCTGGCCTTCTCGCCCGACCACGTCGCCTGCGTGTGCGAGGCACTGCAGCAGGGGGGCAACCTGGACCGCCTGGCCCGGTTCCTGTGGTCCCTGCCCCAGAGCGACCTGCTACGTGGCAACGAGAGCCTGCTGAAGGCGCGGGCGCTCGTGGCCTTCCACCAGGGCATCTACCCCGAGCTCTACAGCATCCTCGAGAGCCACAGCTTCGAGTCGGCCAACCACCCTCTGCTGCAGCAGCTCTGGTACAAGGCGCGCTACACCGAGGCCGAGCGAGCCCGCGGCCGGCCGCTGGGAGCCGTAGACAAGTACCGGCTGCGCAGGAAATTCCCCCTGCCCCGCACCATCTGGGACGGCGAGGAGACGGTGTATTGTTTCAAGGAGAAGTCGCGCAACGCGCTCAAGGAGCTCTACAAGCAGAATCGCTACCCTTCGCCCGCCGAGAAGCGGCACCTGGCCAAGATCACCGGCCTCTCCCTCACTCAGGTCAGCAACTGGTTCAAGAACCGCCGGCAGCGCGACAGGAACCCCTCCGAGACCCAGTCCAAAAG GGCACTGGATGGTGTTTGTTAA